The Onthophagus taurus isolate NC chromosome 6, IU_Otau_3.0, whole genome shotgun sequence region GCCATCTTGTATTGATCTATATATCATGCGTAAGATCTTATTCGCATCCACATGTTTATCTCGTCATTAGGTGAGCAGAGATGTGTTAGTAGGCGTAATAGTAATCTTGTGGACTCTATATCACGATAGGTGTTATGAGAAATAAATCTAGATATTAGATGTGCCTTGCAAGACACACAAGATGTACCTTGTATCACGACACTTTCAcacaacaaaacaataatagATACTTGATTCATATGCTTGAAAACACCTTTATTTAGGAAGAAAAGTATTTCATACTCTTCAGTAGAGGAACCAACACCATCCCTAAGTCTaattgaaaatacttttagaACTTCCTAGTGACACGGTCCCACAGGTTCTCCCCATCTCTGTTGTCATGATATCTACAATAAAAACCCGAAAATATTTGATCCGGACGCCTACACTTTCTTCTACGATAATGACACTGCTCTGGTTGCCACGTAATAAACTTGGAATCTGCTGCTGTTTCATTTAGAAGCTACATTCGTTTGATTCTGCTGAGAACTGATTCCACAAAAGGCGTATTAAGATCAACCAGATCATAACATACAACTCCTTGTCTCTTTTCTTTCAATCCACGATCTCCATGCTGCCTACTTATAAATACCTGAACCCTGGATCGAAACCTTAAATTCACGACGAGAATTTAAGGCAAATacaatcaaattcaaaattaagattaagaGTCGGCAAATCAATTTAAGCTAACACTGGAATTTCGACTACTAGTATCACACCAAATTAGACATTTAACTTGAGACAACCAAATAATTCagaaactatttattttatgcaaacacctttttaaatcaaattttcacatatGAAGGTAAAATTATAGTATAAGGTCtgcgtttaatttaaaaagtgtaTATTGTTGTCCACGAAAAAACAAATAacttaatcaattaattaaattaaacggaAGAGAACAAGTCGGCTTTAGATTAAAATGATGTTTATTAATTcaacaaatatttaatatattatccGCTTACTTCGATACACTTATGTATACAATGGTCAAAAGAGTCATGTACTTGTCGCATAATTTCTAAGTTAATATGTCTGCACATATCACGCACTCACTCCTTCATGTTATCTGATGTTGTTTGACTATCTCTATTTAACATTAGCCTTGTTTGTCGTGAATAATAAGCTGGACATCCATCACAGTTGAGTCACACAGATCACCTCACCGTTAAATCTTCTAGATGTAGTGGTGGTTCCAAcaagtttttgtgtttttccaCAATCAACAACTAATTTGACAACTATAATTGCACACCACTTATTGAGTGTTCAAGGTTGTTGATAATTCACTACAATCAATGAGAATTTACCACTGACTTAGAGTATCAGACGTTAAGTTCCAAAACCGACTAACGTGCTACCGATGAGTACTTGAGTAAATATGTTTAAACCAGTGGTGCATATTATATCTATTAATCAGGTTAGTAAATCCACATTTGTAGAAAACACTactttgaaaagaaaattttgattttttaattgcatTTTTCCAAACtctgaaatttttttctcaccGCCATAAAATGATACATGAAATGGCGTATTTCTCTGAAAACCTTTCTGTGTATAAATTAGCATGATGATTCACATTTCCGTCTGTTTCTCCGTAAATGTAAACAATTCAACTTTTTCTGACACCGTGAATCTTTCCAGACTTAATAAATGCAACTTATAAACAAAGGATATTGACTGATGTGTGCAATAACAACACGAGAATCCTTAATATGCACACCAAAACGTTTCGGTATGttgtatttttctctttgttttagttaattaatgtttttatgtgTAAATAGTTATAGTAAATAgtacttaattaatttcaatttattgaaaataaaagcaaCACAATTAAATTGAGTGTAGACCTCTCCAGTATTTTTAAGAGTATTCTTTAATATcaatgtatttttataaacgtATCTAATCGTTCTACGGTAGATAAATAttcgataaaataaaaataatgtaaacaaagatatatttattattgtacaTCATGTATGCTACTAAATGATAAGCATCCTCAGTAAAGTTATATTACTTCGTTAGTTTTTTTCCAATATGAATAGGCCTCGTTGAAGCCAATAGACCTCGTTCGTTCAATGCTTTTTACTTCTTCAACTGCTTCAACGGCGTATTACTGAATGGTAGCGTACGCGTTCTGAATTTAGATGCGAGATTAACCTATAAAACTCTCTTAGGTGCATGACCTGTATATtctttgttacaaaaaaaaattgtaaccggtagatattatcaattttttcgaatcgATAAAATCTTCGATTACAACTTCATAATTAATCCACATAATCTTGCTCGCAAACTTtccaattttaattacattataaACTATTTTAACTTGACGCAAATCTCTACTATTACAACCACCATTCCAGATACcggtctagttttatttcgcAACTTTACAATTCCGAACTGTGTATATCAAGTTTTAACGTTAACACCTggattttagatttaaattattacattccgatttaaagttatgtataaaacttttttctaagTTATACCCACCATAATTAGGTATTCTCAGTACAACTCTAGAACATttcatttaacaaaaattttgttaacaatatggCGTCGTTGTGATAACCTCTTTTGAAAggggatttttttaaacgagttaggATGGTGATGAGGAGAAAGAGAAGCAAAAGGAGATCGACGTCTGGGAAAGTTGAGATCGAACACGTTTGGACGAACAATTAAACAGTGAGTCAACAAGTTTTGGAACACCGTGTCGGCTATTATACAAAGTAGTATCTCTTCCAAGCGTTTTTACAATAACAAACGAGCTGGGGGCTGACTAAAGCGTAGGAAGCAGAAAAGACCATGAAGAAGCAAAGAAGAACTTGAACGCAGGACCGTAATCTAAtctatttcaattaattatatatttaaagaatttgtaACGTAGTgtaaaacctcaatataacGGATTTTGGATATAAcagacaaaatattttgaagttcTACTATTAATATAATCTATTTAAATACATGTATAAATGTTGCCTATGTGTGCCCAAAGATAGCATCCAACTCGAGTTATTCTccaagttgctctattccatATTCATAGATAAACGgggggtattccccgagttgtaTAAAGCAGTATTAATTGTTAtccagcgctagattgttgtatattttcattcaactaacagtagaactaacactagaactagaaacattcgggattagccgtcttaagagacgtgcggctaaatccgaatgtttccagttctaggtctagtgttagttctagttttacactagcaccatcactagaactaacacaaaacctagaactagaatcattcaggtttagccttCTTGAGAGAattgcggctaaacccgaatgtttctagttgtaagtctagtgttagttctagtattgcactagcactatcactagaactaacacaaaacctagaacttgaattattcgggtttagccatcttgacaGATATGCAGctaatccgaatgtttctagatctaggtcttgtgttagttctagttttagttgttattcagcgttagatttcattgaactaaaagtagaactaacactagacctagaactagaaacattcgggcttaGTCGTCTCAACATAGAGATCGTGGATTTTGAGTAGAGAAACATAGAGTTGTGTTTTGATCATATTGATAGTTACACGCCATTTGAGGAATCAGTTCTCAGTAAAATTGACCAACTTACATTATTAAATACCAACCCAACCAGGTCAATCTCGTTGACGTAGAGCAAAGTGTAGTCGTTCTGATCAAATATTCTCGGGTTTTTATTGTGGGTGTCatgacaataaaaattatagagAGATAGGGAGAACTTGTATGAGAACAGCAGTTCTTAAGTTTATCTGATAACAAACGATATGAAATAGACTACCGTAAGATGGGGCTACTTGGCCACCCCGGGGCTACATGTACACAACGCATACGTTCAGTCCTATGTCACGAAAgcgaggttatgtttttatatttttcttgttatgttaaaaaacTCCAGGGTTAAAACCCTACATGAATTACAAAGTGGAAGACTTGGAAAAGCCTATAGATGCAGTTCAAAAGGGTGCAGATGCAGAAACGTTCAAAGTGCCTCGGACAATGTTGTCCGGAAGATGCTTGGAAGGAATTCAAGACCCGTTGAACATCCAACTGTTTTAAGTAAGTCCGACATTCGAGATGGTGAAAAAATACCTAGATAATCAAGGGAAGCACGTCAAGGTCTTCAACAACAACAGTCATGTCCAAATTTGGACATCGCTAGAAACAACCTGTTCATCagaatgttttatataaaaatacattcCTTAATGCATCACTTACATTTTCAGGAGAACTTGACCATATGACATGCAAAGTAAGAGATTGACCCTAAAACGAAATTAGTGTCCAAGAGGCCCCAACAACGGTGCGATTCGGACAtcacttttttatatattttttgttgtttgtataaggtattttcaatgttttatgATAGCTATATAATCCTGAAGGTTAGGTTGGTATGATGAACAAGTTTCTGTTGCCCTAACTTTATTTCTTCActtttaatcttaaaaaatgtgcaaaaacgTGTCCAAGTAACCCCATCTTACGGTAATTTATCAGGTTCAGGAGATAAATTGAGCTAACAATTTATTTAGCTTGAAAAGCAGATTAACGTCTTTGCAACCATGCTACTTAGAGATTCTAAATCAAACCTGGAAAGGGTAAATACGTAATTCTACCAACTATATTTGTTGGTTTTTGTCGTTATTTTTCAAGTGAACCTCAATAATTTTTCACTAATAGGAACAAGTGATATCCAGATATAAAATgatacaaaacaatttttttttggatctCACACGATGATGAATCTTCCAATTTTAAGTGCTGGTTAGAGAGGCAGAAATTAAATATGTTCCTCATATAAGAATGTGTAATAAGATGAAGTCTTTTCAGAATTCATATCCATAGATTATCAAACCTAGGGATGATGTTGGTTCGCCTACCGAGAAATGCGAAATACTTTTCTTTCTAAATAAGGACGCCCATCATCGCTGAAAAATTACGTCTATGGACAAAATAAATACTTGCGCCAGAACTTGGCGTATCAAGTTGAATGAAATCAAGTCTATACAAGTAGACttcacaaataaattaatacagcATATACCCATAATCAGAATAAATGATGCCCAGATCCCACATGCTATCTCGGCGAAATATCTGGGCATGACCTTAGACGCAAGCTCATgtgaaaaatatagaaaaatgtaCTGGCTGTTTTGAAGAAACACCAACTTACCCATCTAGAATAAACTGTTGCTTTATAAGCAAGTACTAAAGACAGCATGGTTATACGGCTTAAAAGTAATAATCAAATCATTCAACGACTACAAAACAAAGCACTGAGAGCCATGGTCGATGCACCTTGGTACTTCTGCAACTGTGATCCCCACAAAGGCATTGAAATAGAGACagttaatcaaataatttccaaaatcGCGGGACGTCATGAACAACGACTTCTCCAACACGTGAATGCTGAGGCACTCCAGCTCCTCGGTAACACCAATTTCACAAGAAGATTGAAGAGGACTAAACCCTTCGAGCTAgtgttgtaataataataaagatgttTATTGATcagaattaagaaattaatgagATGTGTCTAAATCTGATCAAAGAGGGTCATATCAGGTCGACCAAGAGCAATAGTTTCCTGATCACTCTGTTTTTCAAAGACCATCATTTtgaatacaaaaacaaaatcaaaaaggtACAACCGCACGATTCCagtcaataaaaaaaaccaaaGCGACATGACTGTTCAACAgagaaactaaattaaatcaaaaaaaatatatatatatatttttctttcttttcctcttcaaaaataataataataacaaactaAAATGTATCATTCAACAGCTCACTCAAAAACACCTTAACTTTGCTCTTGAAGGAAATCAGACCTTTGAATGAATCAGGTAGCAAGTTATACATGTTAGGCATACAGTAAGAAAAACTACGTTTAAATAGTTCTGAGCGGTGGAGAGGTATCGTCAGTGTATGtttatgcctaacattaatattgTGTATATCCGTGCGAAATAATTTAGTGAAGTGAGTGAAAAGCAGAGTACTTGTGCGGTGGTTACATGTTAAAATTAGTGTACATCAATTATCAGAACCCGAGGTGATTTATTGATCAGAACCTTACTTGAGTTTGAACCCATCAATTGTGATCAGATTATTATGTTTACaatcaaaaatatatgtattgCTGTGGTCGGTCCGAGTTTTTCTTCCTGTTGGTTCCCTTTGGAAAGGAGCAGACGTTTCGCCAAGATCTCACCTGGCATCTTCAGTACATCTGCCGACAGGAGACtactttttgcagaaaaactggtaataatattttttatgaaaagatAAATGGTAGGTACGTGTTGtaccattttggaatcttTTAAAATCGCTTGCCAAGGGTACTGTGGTGctcctttttttagaaattgtgtgtcaaacttaatagacgtaatttttttcaaccttaactcaatcaaactaacattttttcgcaaaactaacgacttttttcgtttgatttgtgacttctatagtagcatggttaataagtattacattattaaaaaatcactatcaaattccaaacatttctgaccgtaatacctaaagatatgatcTACATGATgacatggaatttttttcttatttttaccagaacgGGTATTGGTTGGTCTCTCACCCAGTACCCGCTTGACGATGAGttttgggacacctgtatatagtTTCACCCATCATCTATTCCTGTTATATTATAGTTGGCAGAATGAGTGATCTTAGGCAGAAaagattaatgttatatagTAATGTTATATGGGTGATAGTAGTTACCCATTCTGAATTATAGTGCATTTTACCAGCAAATCTACTTCTTATCAATAGATTTTGAGTccctaaaccagaatgtttctagtcctagatctagtgttagttctagtgctagttctaacTTTAGTTGTTATTCCCTGTTAGATTGTATCTTTTTATTGAACtcacactagaccaagaattagaaagttttactgtaagttcttttcctttatttttagagtataactttattttttggtaaaaaacGTTTCTAAAATTTGAAAGGTACGAATGAAATTTATCTAAATCCATTTCTGTTTTCAATGTGTCTTTCAAAAGGAGTGAGACCATAACCGAAGAAGAAGTTCTTAGTTCTCGATGAAACCCGGTCGGTATATAAAAGTGACTATTCACCATTACACAGACCATGGTCTGTGGTAGTGTTCTCAAGGGACCGCAGGGTAAGGCCGGACGCACCATTTTTCACAGGTATTCTTGGAAACTCACAAAAGgaataaagtaatttatattCAGAAAACATTTCGACCCTCTCTCACACTGAAAATACTTAAACTTAAGTTGAGTCGCATCATTTTTATGCTTTCGATttgaaattatcttaaaaaaaagtattgttTGAGATAGAAACGTGTGAAAGTTATATTAAGAGTTGTGCTGAGAACATCTAAACTGttatttttagataacaaTATCTGTGTTACCAAATAGGTAAATAGATATAGATAAGAGTAGATCTATTCTTAAAATTGTTCACGTTGATTCTCAAGCTGTAATATTCTTGATGTGTAAGctaaatattgtaatatttttcaaactattttagttaaataagtttaagttaaaaaagcaatcaaaattttcatttttattaatgtattttCGAGGGGTATCCCCCGTACTTACTTAcctttagtgttagttttaataacATCGACCTGATCTAAAAACGGAAAACTTTCCCGAATTTTACTACAGTTTTTATCAGCCAAATGGGCACTTTGCTGTGTTTGCTGACCACTATTGCTATTACGTTTCTGTCTACTCAACAATAACGTTGAAGACCCGGCCGCGGCATAGTGTCTACCACCTTCGGCGGTATTTTTACAAGACACCACATACAAGTTGAAAcacacaaataataaaaatacgaaGCACTTCATCTTAAATTAGTTTATTGACGATAAGTTCTTTTAACTTTGTGTTTATCGATATAACGCGAGAATCGCGTTTATATTCTTTGGAAGGAGAACGTTATCTCGCGTGTACGTTGAGCGAGATGGCTAGAGCTCAAAGAGACACACGACCACGCGCGTAAAAGTCTCATCGAGCACTGAGAAATTGTTATGTGTAGTGAGCTTTGGGCCGGCACGGAAGTTCGAAGGTTTACCGCTTCGAAATGTGAGGGCGCATGCGTTCACAATTTTATATTcgataaaaatagattttagaacgttttaaaagaataattcacaatttatattaataaataaactaaaacattcaaattaattactaatactcatcactttaatttttttaaaattatacacTTCAATATTGTCAACCCAAGAACAACAAAACaccccaaaaaaaaaaggttaccaacaaaaaaaaatttatacgaatatattttatttattcatatctAAGCTTACAAAATCataacttacatttaaaaaaattcttattataCTCGATCTAACGCTTCCAACATTACAATACTATTTCCGCGAATTACAATCAttccaatattattttttgaccCATCTTTACATTCTTCAATCGTCTCATCCACCACCAGGTTCATAAAAGGATCGAAACCTCTTAAAATACCCACAACTTGCCGTCCACCATTCAGCTTTAAACTCagttttttatccataaacttttttaattccgGCGGGTGTgcttttgacatttttaaacagGGTTATGATAAATTGACTATAAACAGACAAAAATTAGCTATTATTTATATAGTATTAATCtaaatattaagaataaaaactTACCCGGGTTTTTAACGACTCAATAACGatctttttgaggttatgtttgttTTGACAAGAAAATTCTGCATTACCAACATTGTTTACAGGAAACATTAAATatcaaaactaatttttaatttatcgattaatattttgatttattattgaattttagTTTACTATGAGGAAAATCGAACGTgcggttttattaaattaatagaaaataataaaagaaaagggattactaaattaaaattcaatttattacgtatagatggcgctcgattttattatttattttatttattactattaaatgaaatattatttaaataattaatgtataTCCTTAGATGCCGAAGTATCAaagccaaaaaaaaaacattgcgCCTGGTATACTTTATAAATGAGTTTAAAATagtatataattattttcactgGAACAAATTTGTCTAATAATTGTTAACAGAGATACATTCTTTGATTATTCATAATGAACTTATTGTTCCCTAAATGCGAATTACAATCtaattatgtaattaaatataatgatctattaataattaaaaactttaataaaaaggaatgtttttttaaagaatgcATATAAATGTTTCtttcaaatttgacgaattGTTGCCTTGCAAAAGACCAATTGACCTTGCAAAAGATCAAAAAATCAAGTAACAACTTAAATCTTCCAGGTTACTATGCATGTATTACaaagtttaaaagtttttatacttttttatcTCTCAATACCTCTTCTATTTCATGTTCAGAAAACGCAAGCTTAATTGCAGAAATTGAAGTCAATTtcagaattttcaaattaatttcagAACCCTTAcatatttatattgttttttgatttaaaatgttacaatatggtagtggtggaacggatatccggcaattatccggtatccggcctaaccggaagttttttaaaatccggttggataccggatagttacaTTATTACTTACAAGGGGACCTTACGGGTTCGTCATCACCGattttgttcatatttataGGGATTGAAGATCAGTACTCGGACATCATTTTCCTGAAGCAGTTCGATCCCATGCTGGAAAATATCTGagaaaattgatttcaaaattttcaaaatatttcgcAACAATAGAAATGCGGTAAATTGTATTTTCGTTTATAATGCTGATTAGCCGAGCGGCGTGAGTGGGGCTTTGGATGCCCAAGGTCGCAGGTTCAATCCTTGCTGttcgctttatttttttttattttttctttattgatgataatcattatttttaatgattattaacaaatattaaataaattcaaaaataatattaaaaataatagcaCAATGTCATCTGTTCATTGGACAATAGCGGAtgactttaaacagttcccgtgcggttattataaacatttcgaaaaaaatttattagaaagatcgcttcagaaaatgtatcctacaaccgtataatgctctgatgcgaaAGATAccgggcaccctgtatatagatataacaataaattataataacaacagattactatttttaatcaatattacATGAACTGCCCATGCCCTGctgttaaccgtatcagattctcgattgtTGGGTGACAGTTTATCTCCCCAAAGGATTTGAATGACCTTTTatcgagcaaggtattaatgttcgttaagagcgaCTGCACGGTAAAATTTGATAACAATACCTTGCTTCGCGAGGTTGGTTAGTCCGCTTATCTCATATGtaatctatgtaatgtaatgtaatataTGTACATATATTGTTATTATCGTATTGTTCGTATATTATTCGTATTGttaatatatttcatattatatAATACTCCTAACAAtatagtatattgttttatatggaagagaagcagtgctttttatggcgtggtctgttgcttagcgacgaacgcagtgagtcgctaatgacagatgagccgttaaaattgtggcgtgtccgacagtttgccggacgaacgaagtgagtccggcaatgacggaccagccacaaacgaatctgcttctcttccgaataaaacatagtattttttcttcaaacgttgcaaataatacggcgctaaagtgaaatgttcttcaacgttatggcgctaaagtgaaatttactttagcgccataacgctgaagtacttttttgctatgttgatgttagcaaccgtcgttatgcaacaatgacttacttctaccgcgagtaaacacgacaacaaagttgtcatttaatgacgtttgaagaaaaaataaattattttgtcaaCACTATGCCATCCGTATGGGTGATCTGGATTATTTATTTGGTTTGACAATGAACAGATGACATTATgctattgtttttaatattatttttgaatttatttaatatttgttaataatcattaaaaataatgattatcatcaataatgcaaaaataaaaaaaaataaagcgaaCAGCAAGGATTGAACCTGCGACCTTGGGCGTCCAAAGCCCCACTCGCGCCACTCGGCTAATCGGCATTATGATGGAAGATACAATTTACCGCATTTCTATTGTTgcgaaatattttgaaaattttgaaatcgattttctcGGATATTTTCCAGCATG contains the following coding sequences:
- the LOC111414053 gene encoding probable small nuclear ribonucleoprotein G codes for the protein MSKAHPPELKKFMDKKLSLKLNGGRQVVGILRGFDPFMNLVVDETIEECKDGSKNNIGMIVIRGNSIVMLEALDRV